A portion of the Flavobacteriales bacterium genome contains these proteins:
- the rlmH gene encoding 23S rRNA (pseudouridine(1915)-N(3))-methyltransferase RlmH codes for MRIKVICIGKTGRSFLLEGENEYLKRLKHYYPVDKIELPDIKNARKLTQDQVKIEEGKQLLSKLSGGEQVYLLDEKGKTFSSVGFSTFIQKRFNQGGKSLVFIIGGAYGLSEEVYSKADGKISLSEMTFSHQMIRMLFFEQVYRALTILKGEPYHHQ; via the coding sequence ATGAGAATTAAAGTTATTTGTATTGGCAAGACAGGAAGATCATTTTTACTTGAAGGCGAAAACGAATATTTAAAACGCCTTAAGCACTACTACCCAGTGGATAAAATAGAATTGCCAGACATTAAAAATGCACGTAAATTAACACAGGATCAAGTTAAAATTGAAGAAGGGAAGCAGCTCCTTTCAAAATTATCAGGTGGAGAACAGGTATACTTATTAGACGAAAAAGGAAAGACATTCAGTTCAGTAGGATTCTCCACTTTCATTCAAAAAAGATTCAACCAAGGAGGCAAATCATTGGTATTCATAATTGGTGGCGCTTATGGACTCTCAGAAGAAGTTTATTCTAAAGCTGACGGTAAGATCAGTCTCTCAGAAATGACTTTTTCACATCAAATGATTCGGATGCTTTTCTTTGAGCAAGTTTACCGTGCGTTAACAATTCTCAAAGGCGAACCGTATCATCATCAATAA
- a CDS encoding DUF4783 domain-containing protein: MGLIYTLVTIVMLSVPFGSVESAFKSGNSKGLVSLSKEKILINVDGSEGVYSKAQATLVLKKFFTKYPAKSFKYIHKGKGSSEGAFAIGTYKSGSSEFRVTIHFKKINGSFKVESLAIEK; this comes from the coding sequence GTGGGGTTAATTTATACTTTAGTGACAATAGTGATGCTTTCCGTGCCTTTCGGTTCAGTAGAAAGTGCGTTTAAATCTGGAAATTCTAAAGGATTAGTTTCTCTCAGTAAAGAAAAGATTTTGATAAATGTCGATGGTTCAGAAGGAGTGTATAGTAAGGCTCAAGCTACTCTCGTACTAAAGAAGTTTTTTACAAAATATCCGGCCAAATCATTTAAGTATATTCATAAGGGAAAAGGATCAAGTGAAGGGGCTTTCGCAATTGGAACATATAAAAGTGGCAGTTCAGAGTTTAGAGTGACCATCCATTTTAAGAAAATTAATGGCTCGTTTAAGGTTGAAAGTCTAGCTATTGAAAAATAA